Proteins encoded in a region of the Paenibacillus sp. E222 genome:
- a CDS encoding redoxin domain-containing protein, which translates to MGKSRRAVQIVILLLILVLGGYAITTSVSGSNGKPKEGDKAPSFELLGLDGQVHTSEEYKGKAMVINFWGTWCEPCVKEMPALQAQADKWKDQGVQFVGINVGEDQMTVENFVRQVGVTFPIMLDRDKNSIRDFGISPMPTTFFVSDTGKISTIHIGQLDLDTLDAQISQLAKQP; encoded by the coding sequence ATGGGGAAATCAAGAAGAGCGGTGCAAATCGTCATTTTGTTATTGATCCTGGTGTTGGGCGGATATGCGATTACTACATCGGTATCCGGCTCGAATGGCAAGCCAAAAGAAGGGGACAAGGCTCCTTCTTTTGAACTGCTGGGCCTGGATGGACAAGTTCATACGTCTGAGGAATACAAAGGCAAAGCCATGGTAATCAACTTCTGGGGAACTTGGTGTGAGCCTTGTGTCAAAGAGATGCCTGCGCTACAAGCTCAAGCGGACAAATGGAAGGACCAGGGTGTGCAATTTGTTGGTATCAATGTTGGGGAAGACCAGATGACCGTGGAAAATTTTGTTCGACAGGTGGGCGTTACGTTTCCGATTATGCTCGACCGTGACAAAAACTCGATCCGGGATTTCGGTATATCTCCGATGCCAACGACATTTTTTGTCTCCGACACGGGTAAAATCTCCACCATTCATATCGGTCAACTTGATTTGGACACACTTGACGCTCAAATTTCACAATTGGCGAAACAGCCCTGA
- a CDS encoding response regulator transcription factor, producing the protein MAEHENRILVVDDEERIRRLLKMYLEKEGYEIDEAEDGETALRKATAGDYGLILLDVMLPGMDGVEVCTRLRQVKSTPVLMLTAKGEEINRVQGFEVGADDYVVKPFSPREVIYRVKAILRRSSATAYLSKESNSSNNIVFPHLVIEHDAHRVTAGGEEISLTPKEYELLHYLATSPDKVFSREELLKDVWNYEFFGDLRTVDTHVKRLREKLNKVSPESAAMITTVWGVGYKLEVPK; encoded by the coding sequence ATGGCTGAACATGAGAACCGTATACTAGTCGTGGATGATGAGGAAAGAATCCGACGGCTTTTGAAAATGTATCTCGAAAAAGAAGGTTATGAAATCGATGAAGCAGAGGATGGGGAAACTGCGCTGCGAAAAGCAACTGCTGGTGACTATGGTCTGATTTTGCTTGATGTGATGTTGCCGGGCATGGACGGCGTTGAAGTATGTACCCGTTTGCGTCAGGTGAAATCAACTCCGGTTTTGATGCTTACTGCAAAAGGTGAAGAAATCAACCGCGTTCAGGGCTTTGAAGTTGGAGCAGATGATTATGTCGTTAAACCGTTCAGTCCACGTGAAGTGATTTACCGGGTGAAGGCAATTCTGCGTCGTTCTTCTGCGACAGCATATCTGTCCAAGGAGAGTAATTCAAGCAACAATATCGTATTTCCTCATTTGGTCATCGAACATGATGCTCACCGCGTAACTGCGGGTGGGGAGGAGATCAGTCTAACACCGAAAGAATATGAACTGTTGCATTATCTTGCGACATCTCCAGATAAAGTTTTCTCCAGAGAAGAGCTGCTGAAGGATGTATGGAATTATGAATTCTTTGGTGATCTTCGTACTGTGGATACACATGTGAAGCGTCTTCGCGAGAAGTTAAACAAGGTTTCGCCAGAATCAGCGGCGATGATTACGACGGTGTGGGGTGTGGGTTATAAACTGGAAGTACCGAAGTAG
- a CDS encoding cytochrome c biogenesis protein ResB, whose translation MFQNTKCECGHQNPVGTVLCEACGKPLLEAEVKSDEVLEMRYDGMARRSQRTNPKIIDRIWNFFSSVKIAVYMIVFTLVGSMLGTIYPQESTFLNIDPSVYYKDTYGQLGHIYYLLGLSHTYESWWFILLLVLIGASLVICSLDRVLPLYKALNKQKIRKHMQFLTRQRLVYQGSIDEASEDWIKKAVTPLKKKGYRVHTEGSALLAEKQRFSRWGPYVIHIGLIIFLLAVLARGLPGLNLDEHVAFPEGEIKKIPNTSMYLKNEQFNVEFYSEDEVPEQFRNLNKTVPKLFETKVVLYECTADCSDPSKKPQLTEVDRHDVRVNHPLNYKGLKAYQFDYDLTPTIRSVTPDLVNAQTGEKYGAIQIAMVDTQRTFEAGPYNLTVKEKYMDFGLDENGEPKSKSPSPNAPAFLFNIKGPNLPKEGMQYLYFAKQIDKQRFQQDAINEQLNGGAIPLQLEVDSMDKVDIIQSVSYLNIRIDKAMPFVWVGAGIVMLGLVMGFYWHHRRIWIRIDNGQLTLGGHTNKNWFGFRREVAAVLKHMNVEVDEKSLDNGGNQT comes from the coding sequence GTGTTCCAAAATACGAAATGTGAGTGCGGACACCAAAATCCGGTGGGCACTGTACTGTGTGAAGCATGCGGCAAGCCGCTGCTGGAGGCCGAGGTCAAATCGGATGAAGTATTGGAAATGCGTTATGATGGCATGGCCCGTCGTTCGCAGCGTACGAATCCCAAAATCATTGACCGCATATGGAACTTTTTTTCATCGGTCAAAATTGCTGTTTACATGATTGTGTTTACGCTTGTAGGTTCCATGCTGGGCACGATCTATCCACAAGAAAGTACATTTCTGAATATTGATCCATCCGTATATTATAAGGACACATACGGTCAATTGGGTCATATCTATTATCTGCTGGGTCTATCCCATACATATGAATCCTGGTGGTTTATTTTGCTACTGGTGCTGATCGGTGCCTCACTGGTCATATGCAGTCTTGACCGGGTACTTCCACTGTACAAAGCGCTGAATAAACAGAAAATACGCAAACACATGCAGTTTCTTACACGCCAGCGACTGGTGTACCAAGGCTCCATAGATGAGGCATCAGAAGACTGGATTAAGAAAGCGGTTACGCCGCTTAAAAAGAAAGGTTACCGTGTGCATACCGAGGGTAGTGCATTGCTGGCTGAGAAGCAGCGATTCAGTCGCTGGGGACCTTATGTTATCCATATCGGCTTGATTATCTTTCTGCTCGCAGTACTTGCCCGAGGACTTCCCGGGCTCAATCTGGATGAGCATGTTGCTTTTCCCGAAGGTGAGATCAAGAAAATACCGAATACCTCCATGTATTTGAAAAATGAACAGTTTAATGTTGAGTTTTACAGTGAAGATGAGGTTCCAGAACAGTTCCGTAATTTGAACAAAACCGTTCCAAAACTGTTTGAAACCAAAGTGGTGTTGTACGAATGTACGGCAGATTGTTCTGATCCTTCGAAAAAACCTCAATTGACCGAGGTGGACCGACATGATGTTCGAGTGAATCATCCACTGAATTACAAGGGATTGAAAGCATATCAGTTTGATTATGATCTGACACCAACGATTCGTTCGGTAACGCCTGATTTGGTCAATGCTCAGACAGGTGAGAAATACGGAGCAATCCAAATTGCTATGGTAGATACACAGCGAACGTTCGAAGCTGGACCTTATAACCTGACTGTAAAAGAAAAATATATGGATTTTGGGCTGGATGAAAATGGAGAACCTAAGTCAAAGTCTCCTTCACCGAATGCGCCCGCCTTTCTATTTAATATCAAGGGACCCAATTTACCTAAAGAGGGAATGCAGTACTTGTATTTTGCGAAGCAGATCGATAAACAGCGTTTTCAACAGGATGCAATTAACGAACAGCTGAATGGAGGAGCCATTCCTTTGCAGCTGGAGGTTGACAGCATGGATAAGGTGGACATTATTCAATCCGTGAGTTACCTCAATATCCGTATTGATAAGGCCATGCCTTTTGTATGGGTTGGGGCAGGAATCGTTATGTTGGGTCTGGTTATGGGCTTTTACTGGCACCACCGACGTATTTGGATTCGGATTGATAATGGACAACTCACCCTAGGCGGCCATACGAACAAAAACTGGTTTGGATTTAGGCGTGAGGTTGCAGCTGTGTTAAAACATATGAATGTGGAAGTGGATGAGAAGTCGTTGGATAACGGGGGGAACCAAACATGA
- the ccsA gene encoding cytochrome c biogenesis protein CcsA produces the protein MSLLDFSSDAFIVSFFLYCAAFMLYGVAVMGKKWSNRDPQAHVERWGKRAFIASTVALAAHLIFFGTRWAGAGHIPVSNMYEFMSFLSMMIMVAFIVVYAIYRKSLLGLFALPLTIIIMAYAAVFPQEVQPLIPALQSIWLKIHVTLAALGEAFFAVGFAAGFMYLLRTVDFSGKDKSSRRQRGWVEFTLITIVVVVGFIGSVFAFRASGYEAVFVQETTSIDTEVQENSTIEKVIYRMPPIFAPYNSEVESIKPFLGMKEPLLETPSWMNGVNAGRKLNTVVWSLIVGLILYGLIRLIVRRPLGQALQPMLDGIDADDLDEISYRAIAIGFPIFTLGALIFAMIWAQIAWSRFWGWDPKEVWALITWLYYSVYLHLRLSRGWQGRKSAWLAVLGFLVVMFTLVGVNLIIAGLHSYAGAD, from the coding sequence ATGAGTTTATTGGATTTCAGCAGCGACGCATTTATCGTATCTTTTTTTCTATATTGTGCCGCATTTATGTTATATGGCGTTGCCGTCATGGGCAAAAAATGGAGTAATCGTGACCCGCAAGCTCATGTAGAACGATGGGGAAAACGAGCCTTTATTGCATCAACGGTTGCACTAGCTGCACATCTTATCTTCTTTGGTACACGCTGGGCTGGAGCAGGCCATATACCCGTAAGTAATATGTATGAGTTTATGAGTTTTTTATCCATGATGATTATGGTCGCATTTATTGTAGTTTACGCCATATATCGTAAGTCGTTGCTAGGACTGTTTGCATTGCCACTAACCATCATTATTATGGCATATGCAGCCGTATTTCCTCAGGAAGTACAGCCGCTGATCCCTGCTTTGCAATCGATATGGCTCAAGATCCATGTGACGTTGGCTGCACTTGGCGAGGCATTCTTCGCCGTAGGCTTTGCGGCAGGATTCATGTACTTGTTACGCACGGTCGACTTCAGTGGCAAGGATAAGTCATCCAGACGCCAGCGAGGATGGGTTGAGTTTACATTAATCACTATCGTCGTTGTGGTTGGGTTTATCGGTTCGGTATTTGCTTTCCGTGCTTCCGGATATGAGGCGGTTTTTGTTCAGGAAACCACGAGCATTGACACAGAGGTACAGGAAAATAGTACAATAGAGAAAGTGATTTATCGTATGCCTCCTATTTTTGCACCTTATAATAGCGAAGTGGAGAGCATAAAACCGTTTCTTGGCATGAAGGAACCTTTACTTGAAACACCTTCCTGGATGAACGGAGTTAATGCTGGGCGCAAACTGAATACGGTGGTCTGGTCTTTGATTGTAGGGCTGATCTTATATGGACTTATTCGTTTAATTGTAAGAAGACCGCTTGGACAAGCTCTGCAGCCGATGCTGGACGGCATTGATGCCGACGATCTCGACGAGATTAGTTATCGCGCAATTGCTATCGGATTCCCGATATTTACATTGGGAGCGTTAATTTTTGCTATGATTTGGGCTCAGATTGCCTGGAGCCGCTTCTGGGGATGGGACCCCAAAGAGGTGTGGGCACTGATAACATGGTTATATTATAGTGTGTACCTGCATTTGCGTTTGTCCAGAGGCTGGCAGGGCCGCAAGTCTGCCTGGCTTGCAGTACTTGGATTTTTGGTCGTTATGTTTACGCTCGTTGGTGTGAACTTGATTATCGCCGGGTTGCATTCTTACGCAGGGGCAGACTAG
- a CDS encoding ATP-binding protein: MWVINWKYRSSFSFWRSLVGKLWITIICLVGCVLIALGLFLLPYIDTNFAESESRDIKRLFTYVCIIGFSLTTFFALFLFTKITQPMQQLIQAANAIRKGNYGTRLSLVTSDEIGELGNTFNHMAAQLEDNIRNLNHEKEHLASVLRSMTDAVVTFDGEGKVILTNPPGEKIMQAWCDLDWAQMDEGQGLDNSVNSSREVPEPLVPLFKMVMEQGVDQNSNVHVQQGVWSVQMAPLYADSVVRGAVAVLRDVTEEVRLEKMRRDFVANVSHEIRTPLSMMQGYSEALLDGMAASPEESEELIQVIHDESLRMGRLVKDLLDLARMEAGHTDMAVKEVDLIELLERVYRKFSVRSKEQDIHLRFECKQTSIELHQADEDRLEQVFTNLLDNAFRHTPSGKNVVISAELLSDIRTPLAKVTVKDEGVGIPSSDLPFIFERFYKADKARVRGESVGTGLGLAIVKNIVDAHHGTIIVNSVLGEGTEFILQFPVDSSK; the protein is encoded by the coding sequence GTGTGGGTTATAAACTGGAAGTACCGAAGTAGTTTTAGTTTCTGGAGATCGCTGGTCGGGAAGTTATGGATTACGATTATTTGCCTTGTGGGCTGTGTACTCATAGCATTGGGTCTTTTTTTGCTGCCGTATATTGATACGAATTTTGCGGAGTCTGAGTCGAGAGATATCAAACGTTTGTTCACGTATGTTTGTATTATCGGATTCAGCTTAACGACCTTTTTTGCGCTGTTTCTTTTCACGAAAATTACGCAGCCGATGCAGCAGTTAATTCAGGCAGCCAATGCGATTCGGAAAGGTAACTACGGTACGCGTCTCTCCCTTGTAACAAGCGATGAGATTGGAGAATTAGGTAATACATTTAACCATATGGCTGCACAGCTGGAAGATAACATTCGCAACCTTAACCATGAGAAAGAACATCTGGCAAGCGTGCTCCGAAGCATGACCGATGCCGTAGTGACATTCGACGGTGAGGGAAAAGTTATTTTGACAAACCCTCCTGGTGAGAAAATCATGCAGGCTTGGTGTGATTTGGATTGGGCACAGATGGATGAGGGACAGGGTTTGGATAATTCTGTGAATTCTTCACGAGAGGTACCGGAACCACTTGTTCCTTTGTTCAAAATGGTGATGGAGCAAGGTGTCGATCAGAACTCTAACGTGCATGTGCAGCAGGGCGTCTGGTCTGTTCAGATGGCACCTTTGTATGCGGATAGTGTCGTACGAGGCGCGGTAGCTGTGCTTCGTGACGTAACGGAGGAAGTGCGACTGGAGAAGATGCGTCGTGATTTTGTCGCCAACGTATCCCACGAAATACGTACTCCGCTATCCATGATGCAAGGGTACAGTGAAGCTCTTTTGGATGGGATGGCGGCTTCTCCGGAAGAAAGTGAAGAATTAATTCAAGTGATTCATGATGAGTCTTTGCGTATGGGCAGGTTGGTTAAAGATCTGCTTGATCTTGCGCGAATGGAAGCGGGTCATACGGATATGGCCGTGAAGGAAGTGGATCTGATTGAACTATTGGAGCGTGTCTATAGAAAGTTCTCTGTACGTTCCAAAGAACAGGATATCCATCTTCGGTTTGAGTGCAAACAGACTTCGATTGAACTTCACCAGGCTGACGAGGACCGGCTTGAACAGGTATTTACAAATTTGCTGGATAATGCGTTTCGGCATACTCCCTCAGGCAAAAATGTTGTCATATCTGCAGAGCTGTTATCCGATATCCGGACACCTCTAGCTAAAGTGACTGTAAAAGACGAGGGCGTAGGCATTCCGTCTTCTGATCTGCCATTCATCTTTGAACGATTCTACAAAGCAGATAAGGCTCGTGTTCGGGGTGAAAGTGTCGGTACAGGGCTGGGGCTCGCAATTGTAAAAAATATTGTAGATGCACATCACGGTACCATTATCGTTAATAGTGTACTTGGCGAAGGTACAGAGTTTATTTTACAATTTCCTGTGGATTCTTCGAAATAG
- a CDS encoding pseudouridine synthase produces MERLQKIIAQAGIASRRKSEELILSGKVEVNGEVVTELGTKANPEEDMITVNGKPIRSEKKVYMMLNKPKGVITSASDPEGRKIVSDYLKGVKERVYPVGRLDYDTEGLLILTNDGEFAHLLTHPKHHVPKTYLATVKGVPHGTALEKLKTGIMLDDGMTAPAEVEYKDVDTAGNEAVISITIYEGRNRQVRRMFEAINHPVTRLKRISFGGILLQNLKRGLTRNLTKEEVNNLITLAKSEPAKKMKKR; encoded by the coding sequence ATGGAAAGATTACAAAAAATTATCGCACAGGCAGGCATTGCATCCCGCCGCAAGAGCGAGGAACTGATCCTGTCCGGCAAAGTAGAAGTTAACGGGGAGGTCGTAACCGAACTGGGTACGAAAGCGAACCCCGAAGAGGATATGATTACGGTTAATGGTAAACCGATCCGCAGTGAAAAGAAAGTGTACATGATGTTGAACAAACCGAAGGGTGTTATCACAAGTGCTTCAGACCCGGAAGGTCGGAAAATTGTATCCGACTATCTTAAAGGTGTCAAAGAACGTGTGTATCCCGTTGGTCGTCTGGATTATGACACAGAAGGCTTGCTCATTCTGACCAATGATGGTGAATTTGCTCATTTGCTCACGCATCCGAAGCATCACGTACCGAAGACGTATCTGGCAACGGTTAAAGGGGTTCCCCATGGTACTGCCCTGGAGAAATTAAAGACAGGCATTATGCTGGATGACGGCATGACCGCTCCTGCAGAGGTTGAATACAAGGATGTCGATACGGCAGGCAATGAAGCTGTAATCTCCATCACGATTTACGAAGGACGTAACCGTCAGGTTAGACGTATGTTCGAAGCGATTAACCATCCGGTAACACGTCTGAAACGGATTTCGTTTGGTGGCATTTTGCTTCAAAACCTGAAACGGGGACTCACACGCAATCTAACCAAAGAAGAAGTCAACAACCTGATTACGCTCGCAAAATCAGAACCCGCCAAAAAAATGAAAAAAAGGTAA